The genomic stretch TAAAACAGGGGTACATAGTCAGGCGACTTTGCTGCAAACAACCGGTTTTAATTTCGCGGGATTCCCCAGCGCTGGCTCCTGGGTATCTTACGCCTTGGGAAGCGAGAATGATGATTTACCAACCTTTGTTGTCCTTCCCGATCATCGCGGGTTTGCCTCCAATGGTGCGAAAAACTGGGGAACGGGATTTCTTCCAGCCCAACATCAAGGAACCCTTATCCGGCCGGGAAATAAAACGCCCATTACCGATCTTCACTCACCAGAGAGTTCCTTTATTACACCAGAGAGTGATCAGGCTGGCCTGGATTTACTTAAGCGATTGAACACTGCGCACGCTGAGGAACGCCCAGGAGACAATCGCTTGTCGGCGCGGGTAAATGCATACGAGCTAGCCGGTGCCATGCAGTTGAGTGCGACCGATGCCCTGGATGTGTCGCAAGAACCTCAATACATCAAAGACATGTATGGACTCGCCCCGGAAGGGCCGGGTGTAAATGACAGTATTCTCAACACCAAAGCCGAAACCGAATTCTTTGGCCGTAAATGTTTGGTCGCACGTCGGCTACTCGAACGAGGTGTTCGTTTTGTCCAGATCTGGAGTGGCAACGACAATGGATTTCCTCGTCGCAATTGGGACAGTCATGAAAATCTGAAACGCGACCATGAGCCGCTCGCCTTAGGTATGTCTCATGGCACGGCGGCACTCATCAAAGACCTCAAACAACGAGGGATGCTCGAAGACACCATCATTCTTTGGACCACTGAGTTTGGCCGCATGCCTTGTTCGCAAGGAAGCGCTGGGCGTGATCACAATCCCTTTGTATTCACCAACTGGATGTGTGGTGGTGGGTTAAGGCCTGGTACTTATGGTCAGAGTGATGAATGGGGGTATAAGCCGCAGGATCGGAGTAATTACACTACCGTCTATGACATTCATGCCACGATTCTTCACCAGTTAGGTATCGATCACGAAAAACTGACCGTGCGTAATAACAGCATCGATCGACGCCTGACCGATGTGCATGGTCACTTGTTGTCGGATATGATTTGATGTTTAAGGGTGTAAAAAGTGGTCGATGTTCCAAGTTCATATCCAGAGATATACAGATCGAAAATGGATATTTCTTTTCTTTGGTTTTCGCATTTGGAATTAATCATACCTGCGTTGAGCTTGAACAAGAACCCGGAGCTATCCATCAAAGGATAATGCGCGAGCTCAGTTCGTTTGCCGCGTCACTCAATATTGGAAGCATCTTTTCCAGCATTTCCTCTTCGCTGACCAGCGGCGCTTGAAGGCCAATATTCATAGCTGCGACGACAGATCCATTCTGGTCTCGTACCGGTGTTGCCAGTGATCGCAGGCCGATCTCCAGCTCCTCATTTATCATCGCGTATCTTTGACGATGTACACTTTTCAGGATTTTTATGAGTTCGTTAATGTCGGTGACAGTATATTTCGTCGGAGCGACCATCTTGGTGTTTTTCAGTAGTTCTCTTTGTCCCTTGGACGGAAGATCGGCGAGCAGAACCCTACCCAAAGATGTGCAATAGGCTGGCAAGTGACTGCCGATCCCTAAGGATACTGTCATAACCCGCCGGGCTGCAGATCGGGCGACGTAAACGACGTCGCTGCCGTCGAGAACCGCTATTGAGCAGGACTCCCCAGTCTGTTCCTTTACCCGGTCCAGATACTCCTGGGCGATCGAAAGGAGCGGATTCGCTGTAAAGTAGGTTTGGCTCAAAGAGAGAATCTTCGGTTTCAGGTAGTAGCCGTCTTCCGCTTGCTGAACATAGCCGAGCTCAGAGAGGGTGTACAAGCAACGGCTCACAACTGCCCGGGATAAGCCCGTACGCTTGCTGATTGTCGATGCCCTCAATCCGGTGGCGCTGTTTTGAAAGGAAGAAAGTACTTCAATTCCTCGAGCCAGGGATGTCATGAAATTCGGGTCGCCCGACCGGAATAAAGCTGGATTTCGGTGCTGCATAGATTGTTGACTTTCAGAGTAAATCAATCAAATGTTCGATAATCGAACAAAAGTCAAACAACGAATGCCTGAATTCAAATCATTACCGGATGCGATCATTACCCATGTTGTCAATGGGGCGACGGTGTGTTTGGAGGGATTCACCCACTTGATTCCCTTCGCGGCCGGGCACAACCCCCACCTCTGCGGCTGCGCCGCTAAAAAGCAAATTCCTATCAATACAACCCCCACCTCTGCGGCTGCGCCGCTAAAAAGCAAATTCCTATCAACAATAGCGACTGGTTGGCTTAGGAAAAAGCTACCGCTACGCAGGCTACAAGCACGGCCGAAGCTGGGCAGGATTTAGGTAAGGGATCTCGGATCTTCAGGTGCATGGCAATGGCCCCTGCCATGAGAAGGGCCATGCTGATTGCGGTCGTTTTTGTAATGTCTGGTATCCAGACTCCAGCCACCAAAAGGAGTGCCAGAGATATTTTCGTCCACTTGATCACTTCCATGAACCAAAGTGGCAACCCGTAGTTGCGGAACTCGTGGCGCATGGAATCAGCGTCGCCCCCGCGCCATGGAGTTGGCTTTTCCCGGCGGAGAGTCCACACGTTAAGGACTAAAAGTCCGACCAGTATTTGTAGTAACGAAAGGATGATTTCCATGAGTCGTTGTCGGCGGGTTAGTCTTCCTCTTCGATGGATGTTTCGGTGTGAGATGTGTTTTTGAATAACCCGATTAACACGCCATAGACCCCACCGAGGAAGATGAAGGTTACAACGCAGCCAGCTACTAATATTAGTTGATCATCCATGACGTCGTCCGGCTAAAATTAATGCTCCAGCTGAGCAGATAGAGGGAACCCAGACTCCGACGAAGAGCCCTTCCTCGCGGTTGCCTGTGAACCATAGCGTCACAGATAGCAGGAATGAGAGAAATGCTGCCAGTAAGAAGAAGGCTTTCGCTAGCCCGTATCCCGCAAGGAGCGCCCGTAGGAGCGATTTTCGCTTTGATTTACTTTTGGTAGACATAATGAATAAAATCTAAATGGGTGATATAGTTTAAATGAATTACTGATGAGCAGTAGTAATTGATTCATTTATTAGGTAAAGCAAGGAATGGATTTAAAATGAATCATTAATAATAGATTCATATATGATTCAATTGTGTAGAGCGTGCGTTGGACAGAACATTTGGGCCGACGAAGTTAAATGCGTTTCTTGCACTGATGGGGGCCTTGAGACCTCTCTCAGCTTATGACCGTTATGGGGATTTTGAGATTAACGAAGTATCGGTTGAAGAGAATACATGGATGAAGGGAGTTGTCTTAAGGATCTAAATATTCCAGAAGAAGGCCTGTTGGTGTTGGGGCCTATTCGTGATGACGGTGATTATCTGGGAGTACCTCGCGGGGGCTACTAGATTAGAGATTCAGAACATTTGATCATTTTCGGAAAACCGGCGCGGATCCGGGGGCTTTGTGAACGAGATGATGCGCTCGAAGGAGAGGTGGCACATGATAAATCGGTGATCGAGCATAAGGACGATCTCGAGGAGCAGGACGAGCGAGCTATGGGCGATGGCAAGGACTAGCCGTCCATAAGTCTTGCTACAGCCTGATCAAAGGGTGATTGGCTATTTGAAAGTCTTTCTTTTACTGCCATCTGATCGTTCGCCGATTTGTTCTGGTTCAATTTGAACTTCGCTTCGATATTTGATATGCGGATTTTGAAGAATACAATGGAGGAGAAAAGCTTCATCAACTGTTCGTTTTCTTCATCGAGAAACCAGGGTTCAGGGAATGCGGACTCGTTTGCCCGTAACAAAGAGTGCATGAATGTTTTCTGTTCCTCAATATCATCGATAAGTTCGATGATACCATCAATAGAAACAGCCGTGTAATTCCAAGTGGGTACGTTTATATCTGATTTGTAGAAGGTGGGCGATATGTAGCAGTGAGGGCCATGGAAGATCACTTTTGTGTGCGCATTCGCTTTCCACGCCTTCCAATGATCGTTCGCACGAGCGAGGTGGCCCAGTAAATAGTTGCCGTCTTCTGACAGCAGGAATGGTGTGTGGGTGTCTTGAATAGCGTTGCCGTCGACCGATGATACGAGAATCCCAAAACTGTTTTCTGCGATGAATTTCCGGATGAGATCCGGATCATCGACCTTG from Verrucomicrobiota bacterium encodes the following:
- a CDS encoding DUF1501 domain-containing protein is translated as MNRRSFIGTMGSMALGSMFCRDGLLGAPGLVQPLHHKPRAKRVIQLFMAGATSHVDTFDYKPLLAQRDGQPWDPGEAVELFQSRPGATFASPWNFNPYGQSGKMLSDIVAPLGEVADDMTFIHNLVGKTGVHSQATLLQTTGFNFAGFPSAGSWVSYALGSENDDLPTFVVLPDHRGFASNGAKNWGTGFLPAQHQGTLIRPGNKTPITDLHSPESSFITPESDQAGLDLLKRLNTAHAEERPGDNRLSARVNAYELAGAMQLSATDALDVSQEPQYIKDMYGLAPEGPGVNDSILNTKAETEFFGRKCLVARRLLERGVRFVQIWSGNDNGFPRRNWDSHENLKRDHEPLALGMSHGTAALIKDLKQRGMLEDTIILWTTEFGRMPCSQGSAGRDHNPFVFTNWMCGGGLRPGTYGQSDEWGYKPQDRSNYTTVYDIHATILHQLGIDHEKLTVRNNSIDRRLTDVHGHLLSDMI
- a CDS encoding helix-turn-helix domain-containing protein, producing the protein MQHRNPALFRSGDPNFMTSLARGIEVLSSFQNSATGLRASTISKRTGLSRAVVSRCLYTLSELGYVQQAEDGYYLKPKILSLSQTYFTANPLLSIAQEYLDRVKEQTGESCSIAVLDGSDVVYVARSAARRVMTVSLGIGSHLPAYCTSLGRVLLADLPSKGQRELLKNTKMVAPTKYTVTDINELIKILKSVHRQRYAMINEELEIGLRSLATPVRDQNGSVVAAMNIGLQAPLVSEEEMLEKMLPILSDAANELSSRIIL
- a CDS encoding DoxX family protein yields the protein MEIILSLLQILVGLLVLNVWTLRREKPTPWRGGDADSMRHEFRNYGLPLWFMEVIKWTKISLALLLVAGVWIPDITKTTAISMALLMAGAIAMHLKIRDPLPKSCPASAVLVACVAVAFS
- a CDS encoding FMN-binding negative transcriptional regulator, whose translation is MYTPPAFKVDDPDLIRKFIAENSFGILVSSVDGNAIQDTHTPFLLSEDGNYLLGHLARANDHWKAWKANAHTKVIFHGPHCYISPTFYKSDINVPTWNYTAVSIDGIIELIDDIEEQKTFMHSLLRANESAFPEPWFLDEENEQLMKLFSSIVFFKIRISNIEAKFKLNQNKSANDQMAVKERLSNSQSPFDQAVARLMDG